A segment of the uncultured Desulfobulbus sp. genome:
CAAGATCGTGGTCGAGACCGGCATTGCCGCCGGCGTTCGTCGTATCGAGGCCGTGACCGGTGCCGGTGCGGTCCATTGGGTCCAGGAAATGGCCCGGCAGACCGCGGAGATCAGCGCGGTCATCTCCGGGCCAATCGATGGTGCGGTCGACAAGATCCAGGCGCTGTTGAAACGGCAGAAGGAGTTGGAACGGCAGATCGCCAACCTCAACGCCTCCATGGCCCTGTCCGATCTCGATCAGCTGCTCTCCTCTGCAATCGATATCGACGGCATGCAGGTCATAGCCAGCCGGGTACCGCTTGATTCGCCCAAGACCCTTCGCGAGATCGGCGATAAGGTCCGCGACAAACTCGCCAGCGGCATCATTGTCCTCGGCGGTGAGTTTGACGGCAAGGCCGCCCTGTTGGCCATGGTGAGCAAGGATTTGACTGGGCGGATCAAGGCCGGGGATCTGGTCAACCGCGTTGCGGCCATTGTCGGCGGCAAGGGCGGCGGCCGACCGGATATGGCCCAGGCCGGTGGTCCCATGCCCGACAAGCTCGAGGAGGCCATCGGCAGCGTGGCCAGTATCATCAAGGGGTTGGGGGGCATCTGAAGCAGTCGTACCAGTTATGAAGAATCTCCCAGAACAGCAACGCATCGTCATCACCGGTGTCGGCCTGGCCGCCCCCGGTGCCTCCAGTCTGGAGGAATTTCGTTCCAATCTTTTGGCCGGTAAGAGCGGTATCTCCACCCTTGATCTTCGCTATATGGGGGTGCATCCCGCAGGTCTCTGCTCTTTTGCCGAAACCCGCTACCGCAAAAAGCGGGAAAATAAACGCGGTACCCGGGCCGGTTGTATCGGCGTTTACTGCGCCAATGAATCCCTGGTGGACGCCGGCATCGATTTTTCCACCTACGACAAGGCGAAAACAGGTGTCTATATCGGTCTGACCGAGCACGGTACGGTCGAGACGGAAAACGAGGTCTACAATATCGGGCAGTACAATCACAACATCGATTACTGGACCCACCACCACAACCCGCGCACCGTGCTCAACAACCCTGCCGGCGAGATCACCATGAACCTCGGCATCACCGGCCCCCACTATGCCATCGGCGCTGCCTGTGCCGCGGGCAACGCGGCCCTGATCCAGGGCGTGCAGATGCTGCGTCTGGGCGAGGTCGATCTGGCACTCTGCGGCGGTCTCTCCGAATGCGTGGGCTCCTTTGGCATCTTTGCCTCCTTTCGCTCGCAGGGGGCTCTGGCCGAACACCAGGACCCGACCAAGGCCAGCCGGCCCTTTGACATGGACCGCAACGGCATCGTCATCTCCGAAGGCGGCTGCCTCTTCACCCTGGAGCGGCTCGATCGGGCCCTTGCCCGTGGGGCCAAGATCTATGGGGAAATCACCGGCTATGCGATGAACTCCGATGCCCGCGACTTTGTCCTCCCCTATGGGCCACGGCAGAAAGAGTGCATGGAGGCAGCGCTTGAACGCGCCGGGCTCAAACCCGAGCAGATCACCATCCTCAACGCCCATGCCACCGGCACCAAGCAGGGGGATGTCGAGGAGTGCAACGCTATCCGCGAGACCTTTGCCGGTTGTCCCAACACCTGGATCAACAACACCAAATCAAGTATCGGCCACGCCATGGGCGCAGCCGGTGTGCTGGAACTGGCTGGCAACCTGCCCTCGTTCACCGACAACATGGTGCATCCCACCATCAATCTTGACACCCTCGATCCAGACTGCGCCTTGCCCGGTCTGGTGGCCAATACCGCCAAAGAGCTGCCCCACGTGGATGCCATCCTCAACAACTCCTTTGGCATGCTGGGGATAAATTCGGTGGTCATCGTGGAGAGATTTGTGGCGAACTAGGGGTATCTATGGTATTTCTCAGCACTTTTGCCCAACCACATAACGATTATTGACCTCGTACAGAGAAAAAGGAAAGGAAGTATGACCCGTGACGGAATCAAGGACGTTATCCTTGAAATCATAGCAGATATTGACGAAGAAGCCGATTTTGACAACCTCGACGCCGCCGCGCCCCTGCGTGATCAGCTCGAACTCGACTCCATGGACTTTCTTGATATTGTCATGGAGCTGCGCAAGCGCTACAAGCTGCAGATTCCGGAAGAGGAGTACCCGCAGCTGGCGACCCTGAACAGCTGCGTCGACTACCTGGAACCGAAACTGCAAGACGCCTGATTTTTTTCCAGCGCTCCATCGTCGTGCTACAGACGGTGGAGCGCTTTTCCCTTCCACGCTCATGTCTGCGTATCAGCTCATCATCATCGGCGGTGGACTCTCGGGCCTGGCTGCCGGCATCCGTTCCGCCCGTTTTGGCTTCAAGACGCTGATCCTTGAGCAGCATGGGTTGCCCGGCGGGCTCAACTCCTACTATCTGCGCCAGGGGCAGTTGTTCGAGACCGGGCTGCATGCCATGACCAACTGCGCCCCTCCGCGCGACAAACATGCCCCGCTCAACCGGTTGTTCCGTCAGCTGCACCTCTCCCGCAGGCAGTTCAGTTTTCATGAGCAGATCGCCTCTGAGATCCGTTTTCCCGATCGAGCCCTCTGTTTCAGCAATGACCCGAAAATGCTCGAAGAGGAGATCGCCCGTTGTTTTCCCCATCGGGTCGACGCCTTTTGTCGGTTAAAAGAGCGGATTGCGGCCTATGATCCCTTTGCGGTGGTCCCCTGGCGCTCGGCACGCGATTTTGTCCACCAACAGCTGCAGGATCCGGCACTTGAAGATATGCTTTTTTTGCCGCTGATGGTCTACGGCAATGCCGAGGAAAAGGACATGGATCTTGGGCAGTTTGTGATCATGTTCCGCGCGGTGTTGAACGAAGGCTTCTTCCGCCCAGGATCCACCATGCGGGAATTCCTTGACCTCTTGGTTGAACAGTACCGCGCATTTGGCGGTGAGCTCCGCTACCGAACACCTGTGGCGCGCATCCTGACCCGGGGCGAGCAGGTCCGGGGGGTCTGTCTGGAAAACGGGGAGGAGCTCTTGGCCGATACAGTGCTTTCAACCACTGGTATTCCGGAGACCATCCGTCTTTCCGGCTGGGAGGAAGACCCCGAGCTCTACAGCGGCCGGATGAGCTTCATGGAAACCATCTCCGTTCTCCCCCGTGACGCAGCCGAGGACCTGGGGCCAGATCGGACCATTGTCTTTTACAATACCCGCTCAACCCTCAGCTACCACCGGCCCGATGCCCTTGTCGATACCTCCTGGGGGGTGATCTGTTTTCCCGAGCATTTTTCTGGCCTTCCGGTGAGCGAGACCACCCAGATTCGGGTGACCAATGCGGCCTCGTATCCGCTGTGGAATGCGCTCTCCCCTCAGGCCTACAAGCGCGAGAAGGAGCTGTGGACCAAGGCGGCAACCGTTGCCAGCGAGGAAATTATTGGGAATTATCAGTCGTCCATTGTATATCAGGACAGTTTTACCCCGGTCACCATCGAGCGCTTTACCCGCAAGGCGCAGGGGGCGGTCTATGGCAGCAGTCGTAAAATCAAGGACGGCCGGACCCCCTGGACCAATCTTTTTGTTGCCGGAACGGATCAGGGCTACCTCGGCATTGTCGGTGCCATGCTCAGCGGCATAACGGTGGTCAACCAGCACATTCTTCGCTGAAAGGCCCTGTTGCCCTGAAGTTGTGCGGCAGCGAACCGCTGTTTTTTTTTTCGTTCTTGTCAAAAGCCCCGAAAACGACGTTTCGAGCTTGGTAACACCCTGATTTCACGAGACGTGATTTTTCAGATTTTAGACTTTGTACGATACCACCTTTTTTGACCCGTCACCTATTTCTGGAGAACGATGCAATTCACCCCTTTGGATTCCCTGCAACCGCAGTATGACGTCATTGTGATCGGTTCCGGCCTCGGCGGTCTGACCAGCGCCAATCGCCTTGCCGCCGCCGGCCATTCGGTGCTGCTGCTGGAGCACCATATTCAACTCGGCGGTTTGGCCACCTGGTTCAAACGCGGCGGCCACATCTTTGACGTCTCCCTCCACGGTTTCCCCTACGGTATGGTCAAAACCTGCAAGAAATACTGGGGCAAGGCCATTCGCGACTCCATTGTCCAGTTGAAGAACATCGTTTTCGACAATCCCCAATTTTCACTGACCACCACCTTCAGCAAGGACGATTTCATTCGCATCCTGCAGGAGCATTTCGGTATCGAGCGACGCATCGTTGAAGAATTTTTTGCCACGGTGGACGGGATGAACTTCTACGATGACCAGTCCATGACCACCCGGGAGCTGTTTAACCGCTTTTTTCCCGGGAGGAGCGATGTTCATCGGCTGTTGATGGAACCGATCACCTACGCCAACGGCTCCACCCTGGATGAACCGGCCATCACCTACGGCATCGTCTTCTCCAACTTCATGAACCGGGGCGTGTTCACCTTTGAGGGCGGCACCGACAAACTCATCGGCATGATGAGCGAGGAACTGCTGGACAAGGGCGTGGATATCTGCACCGGCGCCTGTGTGGAGCAGATCCTGGTGGAAAACGGCGTCACCAAAGGGGTCAGGGTCAAAGGGAAGACTATCAAGGCTCGGGCGGTTGTCTCCAACGCCGGGATCACCAATACCATTGACCGGTTGGTGGGCGCCGAGCGGTTTGCCCCTGAATATCTTGCCCGTTTCAACCAGGTCAAGGTGAACAACTCCAGCTGCCAGGTCTACTTCGGCATCCACAAGGGTGAGGTCATCGAGGATATCGGCGATCTCCTCTTCACCTCCACCGCGGCGGAGTTCTCCTCCGAGGAGATGCGGAATAAGCAGACCAAGAGCCGTACCTTCTCGCTCTACTATCCCAAGACCCGTCCGGATGTATCGCCTGATTACACCATCGTCGCCTCGATGAATGCCAACTTTGATGACTGGGCCGCACTTGGCAAGGAGGACTACCGCCTTGCCAAGGAGGCCATGATCGAGCGATGCCTGGTTGATCTGGAACGCTATATTCCCGGGGTTCGCGACAAGATCGATACCATTGAATCGGCCACGCCCCGGACCTTTCATCGCTACACCCTGCACACCAAGGGGACCTCGTTCGGCACTAAATTCGAGGGGCTCGATGTCTCCCGCTCCCTGCACAAGGAGATCGCCGGCCTGTTTCATGTGGGCTCCGTGGGGATCATCATGAGCGGCTGGCTGGGCGCGATCAACTACGGGGTGATTGTCGCCAACGATGTGGATGGTTATTTGCGGAGTTGAGAGAGGGATCCTGGATCCCTCTGTTTCTTGAGAAACGACTTGAACGGATACAAATATGCTCGAATTTGAAGGAAAAAAAGCCGTGGTTACCGGGGCCACCCGTGGCATCGGGCGAGCGATTACCGAGGCGCTCTTGGCCCAGGGGGCGACGGTATTCGGTCTTTACGGGGGCAACCGGTCAGCCGCCGAGGCGATGCAGGCGGAGTGTGCCCCGTATGGGGAGCGGCTCCTTTTGCAGCAACTTGATGTCAGCGATTATGGCGCGGTTTCCGCCTTTTTTTCCGAACTGGAAGACAGGTGGGAAACCCTGGATATCCTGGTCAACAACGCGGGCATTCGCCGTGATGCCGTTTTAGCCATGATGAAGGAGGAGGATTGGCGGCGGGTGATCGATGTCAACCTCACCGGCGGCTACATCATGAGCAAGTTTGCCGTACCGCTGATGATGAAGCAAAAGTACGGCCGCATTCTCTTTGTCACCTCCCCCATGGGGCATCTCGGATTTGCCGGACAGGCCAACTACTCGGCCTCCAAGGCCGGCCAGGTGGGGTTGATGAAGTCGCTCTGCAAAGAGGTGGCCAAACGCAAGATCACGGTCAACTGCGTTTCACCGGGCTTTATCGCCACCGATTTCATCGATGATCTGCCCGAGACCCAGGTCAAGGAGTACAAAAAAATGGTCCCGGCCAACCGGTTCGGCACCCCGGCCGAGGTCGCGGAGGCAGCGCTTTTTCTTGTCAGCGATCGGGCTGCCTATATCAACGGCGCCGTTCTGGAAATAACGGGCGGTTTGTAATCAATGGTTGATCAGTATATCCTTGACCGTTTGCCTCATAGGCCGCCTTTTCTCTGGCTTGACCGGGTTCTTGAGGTCAGCGAAGATGGGATCCGTGCAGAGAAGGTGCTCGCCGAGGATTTGGAGGTCTTTCGCGGCCACTATCCCGACTATCCGATCATGCCTGGGGTGCTGCTGTGCGAGGCGGTATTCCAGGCCGGGGCGCTGTTGATTGCCCAGGCCATTGCGGATGCCGCCGACCTCAGCAAGGGGGTTCCTGTCCTGACCCGTATCCTTGGCGCCAAATTCAAGCGGGAGGTTCGGCCCGGTGATACGCTGGAGATCTCCGCCCAGCTGGTGGAGCGGATGGGGCCGGCCTGGATCATGAAGGGCGCGGTTCGCGTGGGTGGAAAACTGGCGGTTCAGGTGGAGTTTGCCTGCGCGCGCAAGGAGGGGTAGTGGATTTTCTGGGGCTTGAGGGAAAAACAATCGTTGTCTTTGGCCTGGCCAACAAAAAGTCGGTCGCCTGCGCCATCGGCCGGGTCCTGGTCGAGGCCGGAGCCCGCGTGATTCATGTGGTGCGCAGTGAGCAGCGCGCGGAAACCGCGGCCAAGCTGTTTCCCGAGTCACCGGTTTTCTGTTGCGATGTCGAGGATGAGGCCAATATCGTCAAGGTGCGGGATACGATCGGGGCACAGATAAAGGCGCCCATC
Coding sequences within it:
- the fabG gene encoding 3-oxoacyl-ACP reductase FabG — its product is MLEFEGKKAVVTGATRGIGRAITEALLAQGATVFGLYGGNRSAAEAMQAECAPYGERLLLQQLDVSDYGAVSAFFSELEDRWETLDILVNNAGIRRDAVLAMMKEEDWRRVIDVNLTGGYIMSKFAVPLMMKQKYGRILFVTSPMGHLGFAGQANYSASKAGQVGLMKSLCKEVAKRKITVNCVSPGFIATDFIDDLPETQVKEYKKMVPANRFGTPAEVAEAALFLVSDRAAYINGAVLEITGGL
- a CDS encoding acyl carrier protein; this encodes MTRDGIKDVILEIIADIDEEADFDNLDAAAPLRDQLELDSMDFLDIVMELRKRYKLQIPEEEYPQLATLNSCVDYLEPKLQDA
- a CDS encoding beta-ketoacyl-[acyl-carrier-protein] synthase family protein, with the translated sequence MKNLPEQQRIVITGVGLAAPGASSLEEFRSNLLAGKSGISTLDLRYMGVHPAGLCSFAETRYRKKRENKRGTRAGCIGVYCANESLVDAGIDFSTYDKAKTGVYIGLTEHGTVETENEVYNIGQYNHNIDYWTHHHNPRTVLNNPAGEITMNLGITGPHYAIGAACAAGNAALIQGVQMLRLGEVDLALCGGLSECVGSFGIFASFRSQGALAEHQDPTKASRPFDMDRNGIVISEGGCLFTLERLDRALARGAKIYGEITGYAMNSDARDFVLPYGPRQKECMEAALERAGLKPEQITILNAHATGTKQGDVEECNAIRETFAGCPNTWINNTKSSIGHAMGAAGVLELAGNLPSFTDNMVHPTINLDTLDPDCALPGLVANTAKELPHVDAILNNSFGMLGINSVVIVERFVAN
- a CDS encoding NAD(P)/FAD-dependent oxidoreductase gives rise to the protein MQFTPLDSLQPQYDVIVIGSGLGGLTSANRLAAAGHSVLLLEHHIQLGGLATWFKRGGHIFDVSLHGFPYGMVKTCKKYWGKAIRDSIVQLKNIVFDNPQFSLTTTFSKDDFIRILQEHFGIERRIVEEFFATVDGMNFYDDQSMTTRELFNRFFPGRSDVHRLLMEPITYANGSTLDEPAITYGIVFSNFMNRGVFTFEGGTDKLIGMMSEELLDKGVDICTGACVEQILVENGVTKGVRVKGKTIKARAVVSNAGITNTIDRLVGAERFAPEYLARFNQVKVNNSSCQVYFGIHKGEVIEDIGDLLFTSTAAEFSSEEMRNKQTKSRTFSLYYPKTRPDVSPDYTIVASMNANFDDWAALGKEDYRLAKEAMIERCLVDLERYIPGVRDKIDTIESATPRTFHRYTLHTKGTSFGTKFEGLDVSRSLHKEIAGLFHVGSVGIIMSGWLGAINYGVIVANDVDGYLRS
- a CDS encoding 3-hydroxyacyl-ACP dehydratase FabZ family protein encodes the protein MVDQYILDRLPHRPPFLWLDRVLEVSEDGIRAEKVLAEDLEVFRGHYPDYPIMPGVLLCEAVFQAGALLIAQAIADAADLSKGVPVLTRILGAKFKREVRPGDTLEISAQLVERMGPAWIMKGAVRVGGKLAVQVEFACARKEG
- a CDS encoding FAD-dependent oxidoreductase; the protein is MSAYQLIIIGGGLSGLAAGIRSARFGFKTLILEQHGLPGGLNSYYLRQGQLFETGLHAMTNCAPPRDKHAPLNRLFRQLHLSRRQFSFHEQIASEIRFPDRALCFSNDPKMLEEEIARCFPHRVDAFCRLKERIAAYDPFAVVPWRSARDFVHQQLQDPALEDMLFLPLMVYGNAEEKDMDLGQFVIMFRAVLNEGFFRPGSTMREFLDLLVEQYRAFGGELRYRTPVARILTRGEQVRGVCLENGEELLADTVLSTTGIPETIRLSGWEEDPELYSGRMSFMETISVLPRDAAEDLGPDRTIVFYNTRSTLSYHRPDALVDTSWGVICFPEHFSGLPVSETTQIRVTNAASYPLWNALSPQAYKREKELWTKAATVASEEIIGNYQSSIVYQDSFTPVTIERFTRKAQGAVYGSSRKIKDGRTPWTNLFVAGTDQGYLGIVGAMLSGITVVNQHILR